One genomic region from uncultured Cohaesibacter sp. encodes:
- a CDS encoding adenosine deaminase: MMQANSAPSGQRLLKAELHVHIEGAAHPELVHRLAERHGKNLDAFMREDGSYIWSDFTNFLECYDKVAAVICTPQDYADLTEDYLLRNAAEGCFYTEFFLSPDHVALLGMSYENLLEGISEGYERAKAKSGKAGFPIDARFIVTCLRHMGPEAAIEVAKRVVATPHPLVTGFGMGGDERLYSQRAFAPAFEIAHDAGLACTTHAGEFGGPESVKDALDHLPVTRIGHGVRSIDDPDLVKRLADDAILLEVCPHSNVELGLYSSLSEHPLKALMEAGVLTTLSSDDPPFFSTSIGKEYDGMQAVTGWNDDTMLGFTRRSLEAAFVDEDTRASLLARLEPVA; the protein is encoded by the coding sequence ATGATGCAAGCAAACTCCGCTCCCTCTGGCCAGAGGCTTTTGAAGGCCGAATTGCATGTCCATATCGAAGGCGCCGCACATCCTGAGCTGGTGCACAGGCTTGCCGAGCGCCATGGCAAGAATCTGGATGCCTTCATGCGTGAAGATGGCAGTTATATCTGGTCTGATTTCACCAATTTTCTTGAATGTTACGACAAGGTGGCCGCAGTCATCTGCACGCCTCAGGATTATGCGGATCTGACCGAAGACTATCTGCTGCGCAACGCTGCTGAAGGCTGTTTCTACACCGAGTTTTTTCTTTCGCCCGATCATGTGGCGCTGCTCGGCATGAGTTATGAAAATCTGCTTGAAGGCATAAGCGAAGGCTATGAGCGCGCCAAAGCCAAGAGCGGCAAAGCAGGCTTTCCGATCGACGCGCGCTTTATCGTCACCTGCTTGCGACATATGGGGCCGGAAGCTGCCATAGAGGTCGCAAAACGCGTGGTCGCCACGCCCCATCCGTTGGTTACGGGCTTCGGTATGGGCGGCGATGAACGCCTCTATAGCCAGCGAGCATTCGCTCCGGCCTTTGAAATCGCGCACGATGCGGGCCTTGCCTGCACGACCCATGCAGGGGAATTTGGTGGACCGGAAAGCGTGAAAGATGCACTCGATCATCTGCCTGTCACACGCATTGGTCATGGGGTGCGCTCCATTGACGACCCCGATCTCGTCAAGAGACTGGCCGATGACGCCATCCTGCTGGAGGTTTGCCCTCATTCCAACGTGGAGCTTGGGCTTTATTCTTCGCTCAGCGAGCATCCGCTCAAGGCCTTGATGGAGGCGGGGGTGCTGACAACCCTCTCATCGGACGACCCGCCCTTCTTCTCCACCTCCATCGGCAAAGAATATGATGGTATGCAGGCTGTGACCGGGTGGAATGATGACACCATGCTGGGCTTTACCCGTCGCTCGCTTGAGGCCGCCTTCGTGGATGAAGATACCAGAGCCAGCCTTCTGGCACGTCTTGAGCCGGTTGCTTGA